A portion of the Acidobacteriota bacterium genome contains these proteins:
- a CDS encoding DUF1572 family protein, with protein sequence MSDELANHYLETAIAEFRSMKKLAERALAQLSEEEFFITLDPESNSIAILVKHMAGNMRSRWVDFLTSDGEKTDRNRDQEFVLDQTTTREQVMQWWEQGWQYVFNALEPLQPEDAMRKVVIRNEPHTVVQAISRQTAHYAEHVGQIVFLAKHLKSADWVTPSVPRGKSEEFNAMMTERMKNPGQR encoded by the coding sequence ATGAGCGACGAATTGGCAAACCATTACCTGGAAACCGCAATCGCGGAATTTCGCTCAATGAAAAAACTGGCCGAACGCGCGCTGGCACAACTCAGCGAAGAAGAGTTTTTCATCACGCTCGATCCGGAAAGCAACAGCATCGCCATCCTGGTCAAACACATGGCGGGCAACATGCGCTCTCGCTGGGTGGATTTTCTGACCAGCGACGGCGAAAAAACCGACCGCAATCGCGACCAGGAATTTGTTCTGGATCAAACCACAACGCGCGAGCAGGTGATGCAGTGGTGGGAACAGGGCTGGCAGTATGTGTTCAACGCGCTCGAACCGCTTCAGCCGGAAGATGCCATGCGCAAAGTCGTCATTCGCAACGAACCGCACACCGTTGTCCAGGCAATCAGCCGCCAGACGGCGCATTATGCCGAACACGTCGGGCAAATCGTATTTCTGGCCAAGCATTTGAAATCGGCGGATTGGGTGACGCCCAGTGTGCCGCGCGGCAAATCGGAAGAATTCAATGCAATGATGACCGAACGAATGAAAAATCCAGGGCAAAGGTAG
- a CDS encoding enoyl-CoA hydratase/isomerase family protein: MSELVTLTQDGDIAVITVNNPPVNALSPGVPEGIAAAIQQVAASDSIKGAVMIGAGQTFIAGADIKEFGKITSGQRKEGINFLDVIKSIEDCPKPTVAAIHGTAFGGGLEVAMGFHYRVAVQSAQVGQPEVKLGIIPGAAGTQRLPRLAGVAKAVQMCADGNPVSAKDALAAGIIDRIVEGDLLAGAIAFVKEKIASGEQPPKTRERNEKLGDAATNAPIFEAARAQAKKTARGMMAPQAAIDAVEAATKLSFDEGVAKEKELFQQCLFSDQSKAMIHVFFGEREVAKIPGIGKDTPQIEIKKAAIIGAGTMGGGIAMNYANAGIPVIIKETTQEALDRGMATIRKNYQNSVNKGRFPQEVMDKRMALITPQLSYDGFDQADIITEAVFEGMALKKEIFAELDKIARPGAILASNTSTLNIDEIASATSRPEFVIGHHYFSPANVMRLLEIVRGQATSKEVIATSMSLAKRLKKVGVLVGNCYGFVGNRMLHQYGREAQFLVEEGAKPQDVDGALYKFGMAMGPLAVGDLAGLDVGWRIRKEFKHLEKPGVRYPKVADALCERGRYGQKTGAGWYKYDDTRKAIPDPEVDALIEQIAAEQGIKRRNITEEEIIERTQYALINEGAKILEEGIALRAVDIDIIYLNGYGYPAWRGGPMWYADTVGLKKVYDRVKQFHEEHGEWWTPAPLLKQLAEEGKTFAEYDKQK; encoded by the coding sequence ATGAGCGAATTGGTTACGCTAACCCAGGACGGCGACATCGCCGTCATCACCGTCAACAACCCGCCCGTCAACGCACTGAGTCCCGGCGTGCCCGAAGGCATCGCCGCAGCAATTCAGCAAGTCGCCGCCAGCGATTCCATCAAAGGCGCAGTGATGATCGGGGCAGGGCAGACCTTCATCGCCGGAGCCGACATCAAGGAATTCGGCAAAATCACTTCGGGGCAGCGCAAAGAAGGCATCAACTTTCTGGATGTCATCAAATCCATCGAAGATTGCCCGAAGCCGACCGTCGCGGCGATTCACGGCACGGCCTTCGGCGGAGGGTTGGAAGTGGCGATGGGGTTTCATTACCGCGTCGCCGTGCAATCAGCGCAAGTCGGCCAGCCCGAAGTCAAACTCGGCATCATTCCAGGAGCCGCCGGAACACAGCGGTTGCCGCGATTGGCTGGCGTCGCCAAAGCCGTCCAGATGTGCGCCGATGGCAATCCCGTCTCGGCGAAAGATGCTCTGGCGGCTGGAATCATTGACCGCATTGTCGAAGGCGACTTGCTTGCGGGTGCGATTGCTTTTGTGAAAGAGAAGATCGCCAGCGGCGAGCAGCCGCCGAAAACGCGTGAACGCAACGAAAAGCTTGGCGATGCGGCGACGAACGCGCCAATCTTTGAAGCCGCGCGCGCGCAGGCCAAAAAGACTGCGCGCGGAATGATGGCTCCGCAGGCGGCAATTGACGCCGTCGAGGCCGCCACCAAACTTTCCTTTGACGAAGGCGTCGCCAAGGAAAAAGAACTGTTTCAGCAATGCCTGTTTTCGGATCAGTCGAAAGCGATGATCCACGTCTTTTTCGGCGAACGCGAAGTCGCCAAGATTCCCGGCATTGGCAAAGACACGCCGCAAATCGAAATCAAAAAAGCCGCCATCATCGGCGCAGGCACGATGGGCGGTGGCATCGCCATGAATTACGCCAATGCGGGCATTCCGGTGATCATCAAGGAAACCACCCAGGAAGCGCTGGATCGCGGCATGGCAACCATTCGCAAAAACTACCAGAACTCCGTCAACAAAGGCCGCTTTCCGCAGGAAGTGATGGACAAACGGATGGCGCTGATCACGCCGCAACTCAGCTACGACGGATTTGATCAGGCCGACATCATCACCGAAGCTGTGTTTGAAGGCATGGCGCTGAAGAAAGAAATCTTTGCCGAACTGGACAAAATCGCCAGGCCGGGTGCGATTCTGGCGTCGAATACTTCCACGTTGAACATTGACGAAATTGCGTCGGCGACTTCGCGGCCTGAATTCGTCATTGGCCATCATTATTTCAGCCCGGCGAACGTCATGCGCTTGCTGGAAATCGTGCGCGGTCAGGCGACCAGCAAGGAAGTCATTGCGACTTCGATGTCGCTGGCCAAACGATTGAAGAAAGTTGGCGTGCTGGTCGGCAATTGTTATGGCTTTGTCGGCAATCGTATGCTGCACCAGTACGGCCGCGAAGCGCAGTTCCTGGTCGAAGAAGGCGCAAAGCCGCAAGACGTTGACGGCGCGCTGTACAAATTCGGGATGGCGATGGGGCCGTTGGCTGTGGGCGATTTGGCGGGACTGGATGTCGGCTGGCGCATTCGCAAAGAGTTCAAACATCTGGAAAAGCCAGGCGTGCGATACCCGAAAGTTGCCGACGCGTTGTGCGAACGAGGTCGTTACGGTCAGAAAACCGGCGCGGGTTGGTACAAATATGACGATACCCGCAAGGCTATCCCCGACCCGGAAGTGGACGCGCTGATCGAACAAATCGCCGCCGAGCAGGGAATCAAACGCCGCAACATCACCGAAGAAGAAATCATCGAACGCACGCAGTACGCGTTGATCAACGAAGGCGCAAAGATTCTGGAAGAAGGCATCGCGCTGCGCGCCGTGGATATAGACATCATTTACCTGAACGGGTACGGCTATCCGGCTTGGCGCGGCGGCCCGATGTGGTACGCCGACACCGTTGGGCTGAAAAAAGTCTACGACCGCGTGAAGCAATTCCACGAAGAACACGGCGAATGGTGGACGCCAGCTCCGTTACTCAAACAACTTGCGGAAGAAGGCAAGACTTTCGCCGAATACGACAAACAGAAATAG
- a CDS encoding DJ-1/PfpI family protein has product MEIAILLFDRLTALDAIGPYEVLSRIPNVTLKFVAKQTGSVRTDQGSLALTADYSLDEVPSPDILVVPGGPGQSALMNDEAVLGWIRCAHETSKWTASVCTGSLLLGAAGLLKGLRATSHWLAYDVLRQLDAEPTEQRVVIEGKIITAAGVSAGIDMALKLVALECGEAVAQAIQLGIEYDPQPPFDAGSPSKAPAEIVERLRSRSRFLMQ; this is encoded by the coding sequence ATGGAAATCGCAATTTTGTTATTCGACCGGCTGACTGCGCTGGATGCCATTGGGCCGTATGAAGTGCTCAGCCGCATTCCAAATGTAACGCTCAAGTTCGTTGCCAAACAAACGGGTTCAGTTCGGACTGATCAAGGCAGTCTGGCCTTGACGGCTGATTATTCACTTGATGAAGTTCCTTCGCCAGACATTCTGGTGGTTCCGGGCGGGCCGGGGCAGTCGGCATTGATGAACGACGAAGCGGTTTTGGGCTGGATTCGCTGCGCGCACGAAACCTCCAAATGGACGGCTTCGGTTTGCACGGGATCGTTATTGCTTGGCGCGGCTGGATTGCTGAAGGGATTAAGGGCGACTTCACACTGGCTGGCGTACGACGTGTTGCGCCAGCTTGATGCGGAACCCACCGAACAGCGCGTAGTCATCGAAGGCAAAATCATCACTGCGGCTGGCGTCTCAGCGGGAATTGATATGGCGTTGAAACTGGTCGCGCTCGAATGTGGCGAAGCAGTGGCACAGGCGATTCAACTCGGCATCGAATACGATCCGCAGCCTCCGTTTGACGCCGGGTCACCATCCAAAGCTCCTGCGGAAATCGTCGAACGGTTGCGCAGCCGCAGCCGGTTTTTGATGCAATGA
- a CDS encoding DUF3488 domain-containing protein codes for MNFNRFFIGSSYLLLGTSIVMLAATHRLDGMALVLFTGVMTAGLLIDLEKMLWSVPRRVANGLMISWLGVAVVEWQLLHLPPVMVVTHFVLFAASLKLLRPKANRDWLWLHIVSFCIVLMSAGLMMGTVFMLLLVVYLLAAAATFIAFEIRRSQQAFNSESGVPIATVELWRETKDQRHPLPEPRSGSLLLFSALAMVMILLLAAPLFFVVPRISRNTGRSGLLQGEALSGFSDTVRLGEVAQIKLNPQVVMRVRVGFPRGQQSQSAPQSLRWRGITLDNYDGQSWNNFGPTPTPIRRYGESFRIDGTDSRHGITEQKFFMEPLELRNVFVAPRPMVVVGVPELLCDLGDGLWTEAYQPNDLGYTVYSDTWIPTDEELAADNSREYPRNITQRYLQLPENHDRRIDQLAAKLTETAKTQLETARRIEQHLRTQYDYSLELQPVENGDPVADFLFNTHAGHCEYFASAMVLMLRARHIPARLVNGFQTGEYNPTVDVFTVRQSDAHSWVEVYFPQNKWIAFDPTPAAGLSAYDGGLMALFRQYAEAMEMLWLEQVVAFDTSKQISLLANAQSWMSSYQKAVSWQWMDWTRSLSEKFDRMRGAPLAESRSGRSEQRSSGWGELATHPLSLFFIAIVIGGLLYWQRTHLQFWQRPTNLTPAESAVRFYREMLQTLERAGHRRHPDQTPLEFAANLGLPAVSEITQLYQRKRFGDESLTKEETARVETLLQELKTLVTNKWPGSRR; via the coding sequence ATGAATTTCAACCGCTTCTTTATTGGATCATCCTACCTGTTGCTGGGCACCAGCATTGTGATGCTGGCGGCAACACATCGTCTGGATGGAATGGCGCTGGTTCTGTTCACAGGGGTGATGACCGCGGGGCTGTTGATTGACCTGGAGAAAATGCTTTGGAGCGTGCCTCGGCGAGTGGCAAACGGTTTGATGATTTCCTGGCTCGGCGTGGCCGTTGTCGAATGGCAGCTTCTCCATTTGCCGCCGGTCATGGTGGTGACGCACTTCGTTCTGTTCGCCGCTTCGTTGAAGTTATTGCGTCCCAAAGCCAATCGCGATTGGCTTTGGTTGCACATTGTTTCGTTTTGCATCGTCCTGATGTCGGCGGGACTGATGATGGGAACGGTCTTTATGCTGCTGCTGGTGGTTTATTTGCTGGCGGCGGCTGCGACGTTTATTGCCTTTGAAATTCGCCGCTCGCAGCAGGCTTTCAACAGCGAATCCGGTGTACCTATTGCGACGGTCGAATTATGGCGCGAAACCAAAGACCAGCGACACCCTTTGCCGGAACCGCGAAGCGGCAGTTTGTTGCTGTTTTCCGCTCTGGCAATGGTCATGATTTTGTTGCTGGCTGCGCCGCTGTTTTTTGTCGTCCCCAGAATTTCTCGCAACACGGGACGGAGCGGATTGTTGCAGGGAGAGGCGCTGTCCGGTTTTTCAGATACCGTACGGCTGGGCGAAGTCGCACAGATCAAATTGAATCCACAAGTGGTGATGCGCGTTCGCGTTGGATTTCCGCGCGGCCAGCAAAGCCAAAGCGCTCCACAATCGCTCAGGTGGCGCGGCATAACCCTGGATAATTACGACGGTCAAAGCTGGAACAATTTCGGCCCGACTCCCACGCCGATTCGGCGTTACGGCGAAAGTTTCCGTATTGACGGAACGGATTCTCGCCACGGCATCACCGAGCAAAAATTCTTCATGGAGCCATTGGAGCTTCGCAACGTGTTTGTTGCACCTCGCCCCATGGTGGTGGTTGGAGTGCCGGAACTGCTGTGCGATCTGGGCGATGGACTTTGGACTGAAGCCTATCAGCCAAACGATCTTGGTTACACAGTGTATTCCGACACCTGGATTCCAACCGACGAAGAATTGGCCGCTGATAATTCGCGCGAATATCCGCGCAACATCACCCAACGTTACCTGCAATTGCCGGAAAACCACGACCGCAGGATTGATCAACTTGCCGCCAAGCTCACGGAAACCGCCAAAACCCAATTGGAAACCGCCCGGCGAATCGAACAACACCTGCGCACGCAATACGATTATTCGTTGGAATTACAACCGGTCGAAAACGGCGACCCGGTGGCGGATTTCCTGTTCAACACGCATGCCGGTCATTGCGAATACTTCGCCTCGGCAATGGTCTTGATGCTGCGCGCGCGCCATATCCCTGCGCGCCTGGTCAATGGATTTCAAACCGGAGAATATAACCCGACAGTGGATGTATTCACGGTGCGGCAATCGGATGCGCATTCGTGGGTGGAAGTCTACTTCCCGCAAAACAAATGGATCGCATTCGACCCAACCCCCGCCGCCGGATTGAGCGCGTACGACGGAGGATTGATGGCACTGTTTCGGCAGTACGCAGAAGCCATGGAAATGCTGTGGCTGGAACAAGTCGTCGCGTTTGATACCTCCAAACAGATTTCTCTTTTGGCCAATGCGCAAAGCTGGATGTCGTCTTATCAGAAAGCGGTTTCGTGGCAATGGATGGATTGGACACGAAGCCTGAGCGAGAAATTTGACAGGATGCGTGGGGCCCCTTTGGCGGAAAGCAGAAGCGGGCGCAGCGAGCAGAGAAGCTCGGGTTGGGGTGAACTGGCGACACATCCACTGAGCTTGTTTTTCATTGCAATTGTCATTGGCGGCCTGCTGTATTGGCAGCGAACCCATCTTCAATTTTGGCAACGTCCCACAAACCTTACCCCTGCGGAATCCGCCGTCCGATTTTATCGAGAGATGCTGCAAACGCTGGAACGCGCTGGTCATCGTCGCCATCCGGACCAAACGCCGCTGGAATTTGCAGCAAACCTCGGCCTGCCCGCCGTCAGTGAAATCACGCAGCTTTATCAACGCAAACGATTTGGCGATGAATCACTGACCAAGGAGGAAACCGCACGCGTGGAAACGTTGTTGCAGGAACTGAAAACACTTGTCACGAATAAATGGCCAGGCTCCCGACGATAA
- a CDS encoding DUF58 domain-containing protein: MLTFLRPKKSPRFIFATALLTGAAVLTAIIGVIAGQAGNYDFAAFSSRIALALAVLVMIYVLPRLFQSVQWRSNYALHVPNAGLIFGAVILMVTVLALTSGNNLLYVVLAVLLATMIVSIVSARINLHKLKPSVRYPSHIFAGESVRFEITLKSEKRIFPSFSLSVDMVEEQQALTRESKTAQPKAFALSYFPLLPARSFAQSSIERRFDRRGVYPITGFLINTGFPFGFVEQRRFLEWANEIIVYPQPEPIEDFAHLLPMVTGQIESRAKGFGSDLHAIRPYLASDHHHHIDWKATAKTRQLMVREFTREDDWRITVLFDPHTDSQIAGQSGFSETFERAIVFAASLLSHFMSLGGEIRLVTPESDTGFGIGQSHLFVALRRLAELTPVGSEEMELMKEESKTRSFRILITSDPTAAASPTSATTQVVCFDELGQQKDS; encoded by the coding sequence ATGCTGACGTTCCTTCGCCCTAAAAAATCGCCCAGATTCATTTTCGCCACGGCACTGTTGACCGGCGCAGCCGTCCTGACAGCGATCATCGGCGTCATTGCAGGACAGGCAGGCAATTATGACTTTGCCGCATTCAGTTCCCGGATCGCGCTCGCGTTGGCCGTGTTGGTGATGATTTATGTTCTGCCGCGACTGTTTCAAAGTGTGCAGTGGCGGTCGAATTATGCGCTGCATGTGCCCAATGCGGGATTGATTTTCGGCGCGGTGATTTTGATGGTGACGGTTCTGGCCTTAACCAGCGGGAACAATTTGCTGTATGTTGTGCTGGCGGTATTGTTGGCGACGATGATCGTTTCGATTGTCTCGGCGCGCATCAACCTGCATAAGTTAAAACCTTCGGTACGGTACCCAAGCCATATTTTCGCAGGCGAATCCGTGCGGTTTGAAATCACGTTGAAAAGCGAGAAGCGAATCTTTCCGTCGTTTTCATTGTCAGTGGATATGGTCGAAGAGCAGCAAGCTTTGACCCGGGAATCGAAAACAGCCCAGCCAAAAGCCTTCGCACTGAGTTATTTTCCTCTGCTTCCGGCTCGCTCCTTTGCCCAAAGTTCCATTGAACGACGTTTTGACCGGCGCGGCGTATACCCGATCACTGGTTTTTTGATCAATACCGGCTTTCCCTTTGGCTTCGTCGAACAACGCCGCTTTCTGGAATGGGCGAACGAAATTATTGTTTATCCGCAACCGGAACCGATTGAAGATTTTGCGCACCTGTTGCCGATGGTGACGGGTCAAATCGAAAGCCGTGCTAAAGGATTCGGCAGTGATTTGCATGCGATTCGACCTTATCTGGCCAGCGACCATCACCACCACATTGATTGGAAAGCGACGGCCAAAACCAGACAGTTGATGGTCCGTGAGTTCACGCGCGAAGACGATTGGCGCATCACCGTTTTATTCGATCCACATACCGATTCGCAGATCGCCGGACAATCCGGATTTTCCGAAACGTTTGAACGTGCCATTGTTTTTGCTGCCAGCCTGCTCTCTCATTTTATGAGCCTGGGCGGGGAGATCCGCTTGGTCACGCCGGAGTCCGACACGGGATTCGGCATCGGCCAATCGCATTTATTTGTGGCGTTACGCCGACTGGCCGAACTCACGCCAGTCGGATCTGAAGAAATGGAATTGATGAAGGAGGAATCGAAAACGCGGAGCTTCCGGATTTTAATCACCTCCGACCCCACTGCTGCGGCATCGCCGACCAGCGCCACCACGCAGGTCGTCTGTTTCGATGAGTTGGGCCAACAAAAAGATAGCTGA
- a CDS encoding MoxR family ATPase: MITATTNRLGELQQTIESVIRGKSEAVHLAIVTLLAGGHLLVEDVPGVGKTTLAQTIARALDCSFQRIQFTSDLLPSDIVGVSIYNQHSGDFEFKPGPIFANVILADEINRTTPKTQSSLLEAMAEGRATIENRTYDLPRPFLVLATQNPIEHHGTYPLPESQLDRFLMRVRMGYPSITEEKEILRQHAALANHHPLEDVAPVMSGDDILDLQEEVKHVRVDDALLDYLMEIVAATRKSDMLELGVSPRGSLALHRAAQALAFTEDRAYCIADDIKRLVIPVFAHRVVITPRYSNRQRLENAAELALAEILKTVRVPI, from the coding sequence TTGATCACCGCCACTACCAATCGCCTCGGCGAGCTTCAACAAACCATTGAGAGCGTCATTCGCGGCAAATCGGAAGCCGTGCATCTGGCGATTGTCACGTTGCTTGCCGGGGGCCATTTGCTGGTCGAAGACGTGCCCGGCGTCGGCAAAACCACCCTGGCGCAAACCATCGCCCGCGCGCTGGATTGCAGCTTTCAACGGATTCAATTCACCAGTGATTTGCTGCCTTCAGACATTGTCGGCGTTTCGATTTACAACCAGCATTCCGGCGATTTTGAATTCAAACCCGGCCCGATTTTCGCTAACGTCATCCTGGCCGACGAAATCAACCGCACGACGCCCAAAACGCAAAGCAGTTTGCTGGAAGCGATGGCCGAAGGGCGCGCAACCATTGAAAATCGCACGTATGACCTTCCCCGCCCGTTTTTGGTGCTGGCAACCCAAAACCCGATTGAACACCACGGAACATATCCGCTGCCCGAATCGCAGCTTGACCGGTTTCTGATGCGCGTGCGAATGGGGTACCCATCCATCACCGAAGAAAAAGAAATTCTGCGTCAACACGCTGCGCTCGCCAATCATCACCCGTTGGAAGATGTCGCGCCCGTCATGTCCGGCGACGACATCCTGGATTTGCAGGAAGAAGTGAAGCATGTCCGTGTTGACGACGCGCTTTTGGATTATCTGATGGAAATCGTAGCAGCGACGCGCAAATCTGACATGCTGGAACTCGGCGTCAGCCCGCGCGGTTCGCTGGCGCTGCATCGCGCGGCTCAGGCGCTGGCCTTCACCGAAGATCGAGCTTACTGCATCGCCGACGACATCAAACGGTTGGTTATTCCGGTCTTCGCTCATCGTGTAGTCATCACCCCTCGGTATTCAAATCGCCAGCGCCTGGAAAACGCCGCAGAACTGGCTCTCGCTGAGATACTGAAAACCGTTCGCGTGCCGATCTAA
- a CDS encoding PD40 domain-containing protein: MTPEKWQRIEELFHAVLDRAPDDREAFLNKSCGADSELRTEVSKLLKSFAEAGAFIEQPLLENSRSAAAQPEPVIGRKIGNYEVLSLLGIGGMGEVYLAQDVRLGRQIALKFLPAQFTSDTEQVRRFEREARAASALNHPNIITIYEIGQDGGKHFIATEFVAGETLRQQISRGKMELRAALNIAVQLASALEAAHSAGIIHRDVKPENVMVRPDGLVKLLDFGLAKPSELRIVDRGSRIQEEIPPQSPTYNLQPESPQSTVRNPQLLTDPRMMMGTLAYLSPEQARGETADHQTDIFSLGVVLYEMIEGVRPFTGNDSSSILTAILSDEPFPVGAEIAKFPEALGKIIARALAKDRIARYQHTEEMRADLRRLARKFEPVSGIVAQAVTLNEQPVHNRRAMKAIVGVAIFLAGLGIWWFFKSTTKSTPSPWIRATATKLTGYPGEEFSPIFSPDGNSIVFMHEVDGDYDICWQRLGEAGFKNLTPECTLSDIQPAFSPDGSQIAYRSDCNGGGIFVMPATGGTSRRVSDSGYNPTWSSDGKEILYSTASAFSPHIRRTAGGQLWAVNPDTGEKRHLQTPDAMQPAYSPRGLRIAYWGVNPNNQHQRDIWTIPAQGGQPVAVTDDAALDWNPVWSPDGYLYFISNRTGVMNLWRVPLEETTGKLLGSPETVTGPSTETWHPSFSRDGKRLIYVQRNFRAALETVPFDPATGNITGKSAAVTQGTMRLGFLDLSPDGEWLAYYNFGDTQEDIFIIKKDGSQQLPLTNDKCKDRMPRWSPDGKQVAFYSDCSGNDQIWTVSRETGQRQQITFQSGAGAQYPVWSPDGSRLAFHSRGAGTFILDMTRPWQEQIPVALKPMKEAGRWFIAWSWSADKGWLAGVKGSADEDFPGIWIYDFETKQYSQLTQIGAYPICLPIDAHRWLFFSDERRLYLADARSGTERVLLNLAPSEVNYGLPSHDARRIYYNVRSAESDIHELSLP, translated from the coding sequence ATGACGCCTGAAAAGTGGCAACGAATTGAAGAGTTGTTTCACGCCGTGCTGGACCGCGCGCCGGATGACCGCGAAGCGTTTTTGAACAAATCCTGTGGCGCGGATTCAGAATTGCGAACTGAAGTCAGCAAACTGCTTAAGTCTTTTGCCGAAGCCGGGGCATTCATCGAACAGCCGTTGCTGGAAAATTCGCGTTCCGCCGCCGCTCAGCCAGAACCCGTCATTGGACGCAAAATCGGCAATTACGAAGTTCTTTCCTTGCTTGGAATTGGCGGGATGGGCGAAGTGTATCTGGCGCAAGATGTCCGTTTGGGCAGGCAAATTGCGCTGAAATTCCTGCCTGCTCAATTCACCAGCGACACTGAACAAGTGCGACGGTTTGAGCGTGAAGCGCGCGCGGCATCGGCGCTGAATCATCCGAATATCATCACCATTTACGAAATCGGTCAGGATGGCGGCAAACATTTCATCGCCACCGAATTTGTCGCCGGAGAAACGCTGCGACAACAAATCAGTCGCGGAAAAATGGAGTTGCGTGCGGCTCTAAACATTGCCGTGCAATTGGCCAGCGCGCTGGAAGCGGCGCATTCCGCAGGCATTATTCACCGCGACGTTAAACCCGAAAACGTGATGGTGCGGCCTGACGGATTGGTCAAGCTGCTGGATTTCGGCTTGGCCAAACCCAGTGAATTGCGGATTGTGGATCGCGGATCGCGGATTCAAGAAGAAATCCCCCCACAATCCCCAACTTACAATCTGCAACCTGAAAGTCCGCAATCTACAGTCCGCAATCCGCAATTGTTGACCGATCCGCGAATGATGATGGGAACGTTGGCATACCTGTCCCCGGAACAGGCGCGCGGCGAAACAGCGGATCATCAAACGGACATTTTCAGTCTTGGGGTTGTGCTGTATGAAATGATCGAAGGTGTTCGCCCGTTTACCGGAAATGACTCTTCGTCAATTTTAACGGCAATTTTAAGTGACGAACCATTCCCGGTTGGCGCGGAAATCGCCAAATTTCCGGAGGCACTGGGGAAAATCATCGCTCGCGCCTTGGCCAAAGATCGCATTGCCCGTTATCAACATACGGAAGAAATGCGGGCTGACCTTCGCAGATTGGCGCGCAAGTTTGAACCGGTGTCGGGAATTGTGGCTCAAGCCGTCACACTGAACGAACAACCTGTTCACAATCGGCGGGCGATGAAAGCCATCGTTGGGGTGGCAATTTTCCTGGCGGGATTGGGAATCTGGTGGTTCTTCAAATCAACGACAAAATCAACGCCGTCGCCGTGGATTCGTGCGACGGCAACCAAGCTGACAGGGTATCCGGGCGAAGAGTTCTCTCCCATTTTTTCTCCGGACGGAAACAGCATTGTGTTCATGCACGAAGTGGACGGCGATTACGATATTTGCTGGCAGCGGCTGGGTGAAGCTGGCTTCAAAAATCTGACGCCGGAATGCACTTTATCAGATATTCAACCGGCATTTTCGCCCGACGGCTCGCAAATCGCTTACCGGTCAGATTGCAACGGCGGCGGAATTTTTGTCATGCCCGCAACCGGCGGAACCAGCCGCAGAGTTTCCGACTCAGGTTACAACCCAACTTGGTCGTCGGACGGAAAGGAGATTCTGTATTCGACCGCAAGCGCCTTCAGTCCGCACATTCGCCGAACCGCCGGAGGCCAGCTTTGGGCGGTAAATCCTGACACGGGAGAGAAGCGCCATCTGCAAACTCCGGATGCCATGCAACCTGCTTACTCTCCGCGCGGATTGCGAATCGCGTATTGGGGCGTGAATCCGAATAATCAACACCAACGAGACATTTGGACGATCCCTGCGCAAGGCGGCCAACCGGTTGCCGTCACCGATGACGCCGCGCTGGATTGGAATCCTGTTTGGTCGCCGGACGGGTATTTGTACTTTATCAGCAATCGAACCGGCGTGATGAATTTATGGCGCGTGCCGTTGGAAGAAACGACCGGAAAACTGCTTGGGTCGCCTGAAACCGTGACCGGGCCGTCCACCGAAACCTGGCACCCCAGCTTTTCCCGCGACGGAAAGCGGTTGATTTATGTACAGCGCAACTTCAGAGCCGCATTGGAAACCGTTCCTTTCGATCCGGCCACTGGAAACATAACCGGAAAATCCGCCGCTGTGACTCAAGGAACAATGCGGTTGGGGTTCCTGGATCTTTCCCCGGACGGCGAATGGCTGGCGTATTACAATTTCGGCGATACGCAGGAAGACATTTTCATCATCAAAAAGGATGGCAGCCAACAGCTTCCGCTGACCAATGACAAATGCAAAGATCGAATGCCGCGCTGGTCGCCGGACGGCAAACAAGTCGCGTTTTATTCCGATTGCAGCGGGAACGATCAAATCTGGACGGTCAGTCGGGAAACCGGCCAGCGGCAACAGATCACATTTCAATCGGGAGCAGGCGCGCAATATCCCGTCTGGTCACCGGACGGATCGCGCCTGGCGTTTCATAGCCGAGGCGCAGGCACATTTATTCTGGATATGACAAGGCCCTGGCAGGAGCAGATTCCTGTCGCGTTGAAGCCTATGAAAGAGGCCGGACGATGGTTCATCGCCTGGTCCTGGTCTGCCGACAAAGGCTGGCTGGCCGGAGTCAAAGGTTCTGCCGATGAAGACTTTCCCGGCATCTGGATTTACGATTTTGAAACCAAGCAATACAGCCAGCTCACTCAAATCGGAGCCTATCCGATCTGTTTGCCGATAGACGCCCATCGGTGGCTGTTTTTCAGCGACGAACGCAGGCTCTACCTGGCGGATGCCCGCTCCGGAACGGAGCGTGTACTGCTCAATCTGGCTCCGAGCGAAGTCAATTACGGGTTGCCATCGCATGATGCGCGGCGCATTTATTACAATGTTCGCTCCGCGGAATCCGACATTCACGAACTTTCATTGCCTTAA